The nucleotide sequence GGTGGTCGGGATCGTCGTCGCGGTCAACGCCTCGGTACTCGACGGGTTCGCGCAGCTGTCGACAGTCGCGGACACGAACACGGGGATGGCCCTGGACCCGAACGCGGTCGACCCGGCCCGTGACCGCTGGCGCTTTTACCTGGTGGCGCAGGCGACCGTCCTCGCCTGCGGGTGGTTCGCCGGCACGGCCAGCCGCGGCCGGTACGAGGCACTGCTCCACTCCGGGGCGCTGGTCGTGTTGACCTACGTCGTCTTCACCGGACTGGGGGTGGTCTGAGTGTCCGCCCGTGGACAGTCACACGTCGTCGGCGTCGCACTCATGCTCGGGCTGACCGTCGCGGCGCTGGGCGCGCTGACTGCCGGTGTCGGCACGGTGCTGGAGTCACAGGCTGCGGCCGCCGACGCGAACCGGGTCGCAAGCGACCTCGACGCCGCGCTCGACGAACGGGCACACGGCTACCACAGCGGCCACGTCCGGTTCTCCGAGGGGTCGCTCTCGACGGTCGACCGAACGGTGCGCGTGGTCCGCAACGGGTCGGTCGTCGGCGAGGTCGACGCCGGCGGCCTCGTCTTCGAGTCCGGCGACCGCCGGGCCGCCTACGTCGCGGGGGCGGTCGTCCGCGGCCGCGGCGGAGGCGCCTGGCTCACCGAGGCCCCGTCGGTGACGGGCTCCGAGCGGAACGGCGTGGTCGTCGTCGGCGTCCCGCGGCTCGGGGCCGACGAGGTCGGTGTCGGCGGGACTGGCGGGACCGCGGTGACACTGGAAACGAACGTCACCCACAGTCGGCTTGACCTCGGCCGCGGGGAGTTCGCTGTCGCTATCGAGACCGCAACGCCCGACGCGCTGGCGCGTCACTTCCGCGAGGAGAACGCGACGGTCTCCCGGCAGGACTTCGACGGCGACGGAACGCCGAGCGTCGTCGCGCGGTACCCGGGTCGCCGGCAGGGGTATCTCGTCGTCCACGACCTCGCGCTGGAGGTGGGCGATGGATAACCGCGGGCTCAGTCCGGTCGTCGGCAAGACCCTCGCCGCGAGCCTCGCGGTGCTGTACGTCGCCGGGATGACCGCGCTCCTGCTGAACGGCCCGGTGCCGGCGGGCCGGACGGCCGCCGGCGGGGAACTCGGCGAGCGGGTGCTCGCGACGGCTGCCGGTCACATCGAATCTTCTCTCCCCGACGGCGACCGCCGCGTCGACACCCGAACCGAGGTACCGATGCCCGCCACCATCCGGAACGCGGGGTACGCGCTCGAACTCCGCGCCGGTCGGCTCGTTCTCGACCACCCGGTAGACGCGCTCGACCGCGAGACGCGGCTGTCGCTGCCGGCGAACGTCACCGTCGCCGACGGCGACTGGGAGAGTACCGACCGGCTGGTGGTCCGCGTGACCGGGCCGCCCGACAACCGGACGCTGTGGCTGGAGGGCGACTGATGGCGAGGCGCGCACAGACGTCCCTGCCCGGTCTCGGGGTCGCCTTCCTGTTGCTCACGGCGGCGGTGTTCGTCGGGCTCGTGGCGGCGGAGGGCTCGCTGAGTTCGACCGACCGGGCGGCGCTGGACCGGCAGGCTGCGGTCGGGCTCTCCGAACGGCTCACCGCCGACCACGCCCCCCTGACCACCCGTCCGAACGTGCTCAACGAGTCCCGGCTGGTCGGCCTTGACGCGGCGGCGCTGCGCTCGACGTACGGTCTCGCCGACGACGCCGCCGTCCGGGTCCGGCTCGATGGCCGGACGCTCGCTGCTGCGGGTAGCCCGCGCGAGGGGCGGACGGTCCGGCGGGTCGTCCTGGTCGAGACGCGCCAGCGCAGAACCCTCACACCCGAGTTCACCGGCTCCCGTCGGGTCACACTCCCGCGCCGGACCGACCGCGTGCTGGTGACGCTCGCCCCACCACCCGGAACCACTGTCAGCGAGGTCCGTGCCAACGGTCGCGTCGTCCTCCGGGACCCCGGCGGCCTCGATGGCACCTACGACGCCGCCGTCTCGCCGTACGAGACCGTCACGCTCCGGTTCGAGGCGACTGGCGCCCTCGACCGCGGGAGCGTCAGGGTCGTCTACTTCCCCGAGCGGACCCGACCGGCCGAACTCGAGGTGACCGTCGATGGATAGGGGGCAGGCGCCGCTGACCGCCGTCGAGGCGGCACTCGGCGTTCTTCTGCTCGCCAGCGTGGCCTTCGTGTTCGTCCTCGGGCTGCCCGCGAGCCCGGCCGACGAGACACAGCTCGAGCTGTACGCTTCCGACGCAGCGACGGTGCTCTCCTCGGAGGGGCCCCGCCACGCCGACCAGACCCGGCTGGCCGAACTCGCCGCTTCCCGGGAGAGCTTCGAGCGCGAGCGGGGGGCACTCGAGCGGCGGCTCGACCGGCTGCTCCCGGCGAACGTGCTCTACCGGGTCGAGGCACGGTACGGAACCGTCGGACATCCGCTCCCCGCTGACGTACAGACGGGGACGGCAACCGTCTCGACGGTCAACGGCGACGTCACGGTCAGGGTGTGGTACGCGTGACGCCCCGTCCTCAGGCCGGCCGGGGCTGCGACCGATACCGGAACCGCGCCCAGCTGGTGCTGGTCGCGGCCGTCGTCATGACTGCCGCACTCGTCCCGCTGGCGCTCGCGTACCTCCAGCTCGGGTACGGCGCATCGGTTCCGGTCGACGACGACCCTGTCCGGGACGTGACCGACACGCTCGAGCGCGCGCTCGTCGACGCGGCCGACGGGGTCCCGGACAGCTACGCCTGGAGCGACCGCGGGGCAGCCGTCGACACGGTGCGACAGCGGCTCCGGCCCACACTGTCGACGCTCAACCGGTCCCGTCTCGACGACGACACGGCGCTCGCGGTGACGTACAACGCCAGCCGGGCCAGTAGGTGGGCGAGCGCCGACTGTCCCGGTGGACCGGGCCGAGCGTTCGGCCCTTGCCGTGCCGACCGCGGAGTCGTCGTCCAGGAGCGAGCGGGTGAAACACACGTCCTCGCGGTGGCCGTCGACGTCCGCGTCAGCAGCCCGGCAGCCGAGCGCCGCGGGACTGCGGTCGTCACGCACGCGATTCGCTCGTAGGAAACAAGTCCCTGGCGGACGACTGTCGACTCATGTCACAGGGACGGGATACCGAGTTCGGTCTCGCCGAGGTAACCGCAGTGTTCGAGGACCGGAAGGACTACGCCGAACCGCTCACCGCGAGTGAGGTCGCGGACCAGCTGGGCTGCTCTCGCCGGACGGCGCTGAACAAGCTCCACGAACTCCAGGAGGAGACCGACCTGACGAGCAAGAAAGTCGGCGGTCGCAGTCGGGTGTGGTGGATCCCGGTCGAGGTCTGACCGCTCACGAACATTTCAGGACTGGATCGCCGCCTTCCCTGTCCAGTGAAACCTCTACTGGTTCGATGTCGATCAGCCCGACGGCGTCGTTGTAGTCGGGATTCCCACCGCCGCCGTTCGCCGGCGGCGCGTTCGACGGCTCCGCGTCCGATTCTGACAGTTCGTACAGGACTGCGACCTCGCGGTCGTCGAGAGCGAGCGTCCCCGAAGGTCCGAGTTGCGAGCCGAGCATGCCCCCCAGCGACGGCTGGTGGGAAGCCGCGACCCCGTACGTCGGGACCGACTCCCCGTCGCGGAGCAGGATGATATTCTGGTTATCGGGGTCGCTGGCATCGATCCAGAACCGGGGGTCCTGGATCCCGGCACCGGGGTCGGGTTCGAGGATGTCATACTGGGTACCGTCGATCGTCTCGTCGACCGGACCGCCGTCCGCGGCCGGTACTTCCTGCCATCCGTCCGGCTTCGGCGCACGCATCTCCAGTGTCACCGACGCGTTCGCCGGGAGTTGCCCCGTCGTGTACGAGTAACTTCCCGGCAACGTCGGGTGGTTGAGGTCATCTTCCCACAGCTCGACCCCGTCGGTTCCGTTCCCGTCGGGCCACGGCGTAAGCGTCTCTGTCGTTCCGTTCGGATAGCTGATGACGACGCGCCCGTAGACGATGTCGGGCTGGATATCGTCGCCACTGCTGGCGCTTGCGGCAATTCCAACCACTGTGAGGGTCGCGACGAAGGGCCGGTCCGTGACCACTGCGTTGTCGACGACCTGGACGTCTGCCCCTCGCTCGATCGGGACGGTCCGCTCGGCCACGATTCCGTTCGACGGCTCATGGACGATGGACATACTAAACGCATCGGCCGATACCCCGCACAGGTCTGCCTCGGTGAGGTTGAACTCTAGCCGGTCGCCCGCACGGTACGGTCCGGTAACCGAGCCCGTTCGTTCCGGGTCGTCGATGCGCTCCCCGTCGACCTCGATGACGAGCCGCAACTCCTCCGGTTCCAATGAGTCACCACCCTCGTGCTGGACTCTGGCGTACTGGTAGATCTCCCCAGTGCTGTTGTCGTAGACGGTGTAGAACTCGTCTTCGACCGCAACCTGTGGCGTCGGCGTCTGGAGCGAGAACCCGAGTGCCAGCGAGGCAACCGAAACGGACAGCAACAACACGATCGCGACGAGGAGGACGACCCCGACCGGTTTGCTGATCCCGCGGCTCCTCATACGTCTTCCTGTTCTTCGCACAGTACAAACATCCGGCTCGTGTCCCGGCTCGATCTGGCCACAAGCTATTTATGCGTACATCGGCAGGTCCGAGCGCACCGTTGCCGCGCTCAGAAGTTCCACTCCTCGGCCCGTTGCTCGGCTTCCTCACGAGCCTGCTTGCGGATGGCCTCGATCTTCTCTTCGTCTTCGAGGAAAGCCACGACGGCGCCGGCGTCCCGGTCGGTATCCTCGGCCCGCCAGTCGGGGGCAGCCCTGCGCGTCCGCTCGGCCAGCGCGGGGTCACCGGCCAGCCGGTCCGCCGGGGCGTCCGGCGGGACCCGCAACTCCTCGGCGGCGTGAACGTCCTCCAGCACCTCGGCGTCGAGTTCGTACAGTTCCAGCCGGTAGGGGCCGGCGACCGCGATGTCCGCCAGGGCCGCCGGGCCCGCGGCGTCGGTGCCGGTGTGGTAGGCGACGACCGGCACACCGGCCTCGAACGTGAGTACACCCACTCCCTCGCCGTCGAGCAACAGCGCGTCCTGTGACTCCAGGCGAGCGTAGCCCGTGAGTTCGGCGTCGAGCGCGTTCGCGAGCGGCGTCCCGGGGTCGGCCACGACCCGCTGGCGGACGAGCCGTCCCTGCGGGAGCTTCATGGCTGTTCGGGAACGACCGCGTTCCGGAAGCGGTCGGCGACCGCCCCCGAATCGCGTTCGCGGACCTCCAGTGCCGCCGCCGCCTCCCGGTAGGCTGCCGCAGGCTCGGAGTCCGGTGCGTGCGCGAGCAGCGGCTCGCCGGCCCGCCTGGCCGCCCGGACGACCTCCCGCTCCGGGACCGTCGCCAGCGTCTCCCCCTCGAAGTACCGCTCGGCCCGCTCGCTGACCGCCTCGATGTTGGCGTCGTCGGTCACGCGGTTGAAGAGCAGCCCCGCAACTCCAGTCTCGTAGGTGTGGGCGTACTCCTGGGCTTTGAGCCCGTCCGACAGCGAGGGGATCGTGGGCTGGAGCACCACCACGACCCGGTCGGCGAGCACCACCGGCAACACGCCCTGCCTGCTGCCCAGCGCGGCCGGCGCGTCCAGCAGGATGACGTCCGTGTCGGCGGCGAGGTCCGCGACGACCTCCCGGAGGCGTGTGGGGTCGCTGTCCCGAAAGCCCGCCAGCGACGTGCCACAGGGGACCACCCGCATCCCGAAGCGGTCGTAGGCGGCCTCCTCGACGGGCGCCTCGCCGGCGAGCACCTCGTGCAGCGTCGTCTCCACGTCGGCGAGCCCGGCGTGGAAGAGGACGTTCGCCATCCCCGTGTCGGCGTCGATGACGGTCACGTCGTACTCCTCGGCCAGGGCCATCCCCAGCGCGAGCGTGGTGGTGGTCTTGCCTGTCCCCCCCTTCCCGCTGGCGACGGCGAACGTCTCCACCATGGCGGCACCTGCCGCCCTTTCGTACAAAAACCCTCGGCTCGCTCCCGCTCCGGCGCAGCCAGGGGGGCCGGTGCCGGCAGCCACTCCCTGAAACTGTCTCACAAACATCACTCAGAAATGTGGATAGTTATTTATATCCACCTGATGACAGCAGTTGCTATGGTCGGTTCGGGGCTGTTTCACCTCCTGTTGCTCGCTGGCGCGGCCGCCGTGACGGGCGGGCTGGCGGGCTACGCCTGGCGCCACCGCGAGCAGCCGGGCGCGGTCCCGCTCTCGGCGGCGATGGTCGGCGTCACCTTCTGGGGTGTCACCGAGATGTTCGCCCTCTCCCAGACCTGGGGGCCGCACCTGTTCTGGGAACGGGTCCAGTGGCTCGCGATCGCCGTCGTCCCGGTGCTGTTTTTCCTCTTCATCGTCGACTTCACCGGGTACGACTCGGTGCTCTCCCGCCGGCTGCTCCCGCTGTATTTCGTGGTCCCGGCAGTCACCGTGGCCCTCGTCTGGACCAACCCGGCCCACGGGCTGATGTGGACCGACCCGTTCCACATCGCGGCCGGCGGGGTGGTGACACTCGACCAGACCTTCGGCCCCTGGTTCTGGGTCTACTTCGTCTACGCCTACTCGCTGCTCATCGTCGGGTTCCTGTTGCTGTTGCGGCTGGTCGCGGTGTCGGAGTACCTCTACTTCGACCAGAGCGTGCTGATCGTCGTCGGGCTCCTCGCACCGCTTGCGGGCAACGCCGCCAGGGTGTTCGGCCTGACGCCGCTGCCCGGACTCGACCTGACGCCCTACGGCTTCGCGGTGACGGGTGTCGCCTTCGGGAACGCCCTGTTCCGGTACCGACTCTTCGACCTGCTGCCCGCGACCCGACAGCTCGGCCGGCAGGCGGCCCTGGCGGCCCTCGACGACGGGGTCGTCATCGTCGACACCGACCGGGAGGTACTGTACATGAACGCCGCCGCGGGGGAGATCCTCGACCGTGACCCGACCGGGGCGCTGGGCGAGCCCGCCGACCGGCTCGTCGGGGACGAAGAGCTCGACCTCGCGGCGACCGACCGGCTGGCCGAACTCTCCGTGGACGGCCGGACCTACGAGGTCGAGACCGCGCCGGTCGCCGACCGGCGGGGCCGGGAGGTGGGGCACACCGTCCTCCTGTACGACGTGACCGAACGCAAGCGCCGCGAGCGGGAGCTGCGCGCCCAGCGCGACCGGTTCCAGCGCCTCGAGCGGATCAACACCGTCATCCGCGAGGTGAACCAGGCGCTCGTCGGGGCCACCACGGTCGACGAACTCGAGCGGGCGGTCGTCGAATCCCTCGCGACTCCGGGGCTGTACGACACGGTCTGGCTCAACACGACCGCCAGCGACGGCCCCCCGGTCAGGATGGTCGCCGACGACGACAGCGCCCGGACGGTCGAGGAGGGTGCCGAATTCGGGGAGCTCCCCCCGCCGCTCGTCGCCGACGACCCCGATGTCGCCGGGACCGACCTCCCGGCCGACCCCGCCGAGGCCGACGGCGGTGACTGGGCGACCGTCCCGGTGGTGTACGGCCGGACGGTCTACGGCGTGCTCGCGTTGCACAGCGACCGGGAGGCCGGCTTCGGCGAGCGGGAACTCTCCGTCCTGGACGAACTCGGCGAGACGGTCGGTCACGCGCTCAACGCCGTCGAGCACACCCGCCTGCTCGTCGCGGACACGCACGTGGAACTGGACTTCCGGTCGACCGACGGGGACGCCCTGCTGGTCGCGCTCGCCGGGGAGACCGGGGTCGAGTGGACTCTCGACGGCCTCGTCCCCGCCGACGACGGCGACCTCATCGCCTACCTCAGCACCGACGAGGGAGTCGACGCCGCGGCCGCCGTCTCCCATCCCGGCGTCGTCGACACCCGCCGGCTGGCAACCGACGGCGGGACGACGCTGGAGGTGACCGCGGCCGAGGGGATGCTCGCACACCCGCTGGTCGAGTTCGGCGCGAACGTCCGTACGGCGACCGCGGCCGACGGGAGCTGCCGGCTCGTCGCCGAGATATCGCCGGAGGCCAACGTCCGGGCGGTCGTCGAGCGGCTCCAGGAGGAGTTCCCGGAGACGGAGCTGCTGGCGAAACGCGAGGTCGAACCGACGGGGGAGGCCGCGCTGCCCGACGAGGCCGACCTGACCGACCGCCAGCGCGAGGCGTTAGAAGCCGCCTACCGCGCCGGCTACTTCGAGTGGCCCCGCGACTCCACCGCCGAGGAGGTCGCGGCGTCGCTGGACATCGCCTCCCCGACGCTGCACGGGCACCTCCGCAAGGCCGAGAACCGGCTGGTCGAAACTTTCTTCAACAACTGACGCCGCTCTTCCCGGGGACCGACCCCGGCGACGGGGCGTCGGGCGACTCCCCCGGGCCGCCCGGATGGCCGGCCGCCGGGACGCCCGCGCGGGTGTGTCGTCCCGCACGGGCAGTCGTCGGCCGCTCTCCCCCGTGTCGGGCGGGACGGTTCGGCTTCCCCCTTCCTGTCTGTCCCGCCACGATCGTGTATCCGCTGGACGGTCGTGAATCCGGTCGCTACGTATCTAGAGGCCGCCGCTCTCACGGGAGGACGGACGCTACGTACTTAGCGGCCAGCGCGGCCCGGGCACGACCCTCCGGCCGGTCAGTCCGTGACACCCGCGAACAGCGGCTCCAGCTCGTCGAACCCTGCCTCGTCGGCCGACCGAAGCGACAGCGGCGAGACGCTGACACGCCCCTCCAGCAGCGCGTGCCGGTCGGTCCCCCGGCCGTCGGGGATGTCGCCGGCAGCCATCCCGGCCCACAGCGGGTTGTGCAGCCGGAAGCTCCCGTCGGTCAGGTCCGCGTGCATGTCGTACTCCGGAGTGGCCCGGGTCACCGCCACCCCGGTGATGGCCTCGTCCGGCCCGGGAACGTTGACGTTCAGGTAGTCGGTGTGTGCGAAGGCGTCGCCCCCGACCGCGCGCTCGACGACCCGTCGTCCCACCCGGCAGGCCCGCTCGAAGTCCGGCACTGCGAGTTCCTCGCGGTCGTGTCCGAGCCCGTTCATCGAGACCGCGATACCGGGCACGCCCAGACAGGCCGCCTCTTCGGCCGCGCTCGCCGTCCCCGACCGCGGGAGGACGTGAACCCCGAGGTTCGCGCCGGGGTTACAGCCCGAGACCACCACGTCCGGCTCGAAGGTCCGCGCCCCGACGATCACGCAGTCACAGGGAGTCCCGTGGATGGCGTAGCCCAGGTCGTGTTCCTCGTAGGGGATGGTGACGGTGAACGGTTCCTCGTCGGCCTCGTCGATGCCGATGTCGCCCTCGTTGCCCTGGTCCGGTCCCATCCGACCATACGAGAGCCCGCGCCCCACCGCGCTCTGGTTGCGCGCCGGGGCGACGACCGTCACCTCGCCCAGCTCGGAGAGCGCGTCCGCGAGCGCCCTGATGCCCGGCGCGTCGATCCCGTCGTCGTTGGTCAGCAGGATGTCCATCTCTCCCCCCTGCAGACTGCGGTCGGCCGGCTCGCCGCTCCCATCGGTCGGTCGCGTCCGGTGTGGCTCATCGTCTCCGTTCTCGCCCCCGGGCTACGTGTCGTTTCCGGTCGCCACGTTCCGTCAGCTCCCGAGGTCTCGTGTGAGACCTGTAGCCACACCTGACCCCCGGGTCCCGTGATTTTTTACCGCTGGTCCGCGTCGGCCAGGGGTATGGCTGACTTACAGGTCGATGCCAGCATCAACGGACTGACAAAAGGTGTCGGCGAGACCGCCGAGCGGGCCGACGAGGTCGGGTTCGACTGCCTGTGGAACCCCGAGACCGAACACGACTCCTTCGCGCCGCTGCCGGTGGTCGCCGACCGGACCGAGGACATCGAGTTCGGCACCCGGATCGCGACCGCCTTCACCCGGAGCCCGATGGTGTTGGCCCAGCAGGCCTGGGACCTGCAGGCCTACAGCGACGGCCGCTTCATCCTCGGGCTCGGCACACAGGTCCGGGCACACAACGAGCGCCGCTTTTCGGTCGACTTCGAGTGGGAGTCGCCCGGCCCGCGCCTCCGTGAGGTCATCGAGTCGCTGCGCCACATCTGGGAGGCGTTCCAGGAGAACCGGGAGAGCCTCGACTACGAGGGGGAGTTCTACGACTTCTCGCTGTTGA is from Salinirussus salinus and encodes:
- a CDS encoding DUF7263 family protein, with amino-acid sequence MARRAQTSLPGLGVAFLLLTAAVFVGLVAAEGSLSSTDRAALDRQAAVGLSERLTADHAPLTTRPNVLNESRLVGLDAAALRSTYGLADDAAVRVRLDGRTLAAAGSPREGRTVRRVVLVETRQRRTLTPEFTGSRRVTLPRRTDRVLVTLAPPPGTTVSEVRANGRVVLRDPGGLDGTYDAAVSPYETVTLRFEATGALDRGSVRVVYFPERTRPAELEVTVDG
- a CDS encoding DUF7289 family protein; amino-acid sequence: MSARGQSHVVGVALMLGLTVAALGALTAGVGTVLESQAAAADANRVASDLDAALDERAHGYHSGHVRFSEGSLSTVDRTVRVVRNGSVVGEVDAGGLVFESGDRRAAYVAGAVVRGRGGGAWLTEAPSVTGSERNGVVVVGVPRLGADEVGVGGTGGTAVTLETNVTHSRLDLGRGEFAVAIETATPDALARHFREENATVSRQDFDGDGTPSVVARYPGRRQGYLVVHDLALEVGDG
- a CDS encoding HTH domain-containing protein, with the translated sequence MSQGRDTEFGLAEVTAVFEDRKDYAEPLTASEVADQLGCSRRTALNKLHELQEETDLTSKKVGGRSRVWWIPVEV
- a CDS encoding DUF7261 family protein, producing MTPRPQAGRGCDRYRNRAQLVLVAAVVMTAALVPLALAYLQLGYGASVPVDDDPVRDVTDTLERALVDAADGVPDSYAWSDRGAAVDTVRQRLRPTLSTLNRSRLDDDTALAVTYNASRASRWASADCPGGPGRAFGPCRADRGVVVQERAGETHVLAVAVDVRVSSPAAERRGTAVVTHAIRS
- a CDS encoding type IV pilin, whose protein sequence is MRSRGISKPVGVVLLVAIVLLLSVSVASLALGFSLQTPTPQVAVEDEFYTVYDNSTGEIYQYARVQHEGGDSLEPEELRLVIEVDGERIDDPERTGSVTGPYRAGDRLEFNLTEADLCGVSADAFSMSIVHEPSNGIVAERTVPIERGADVQVVDNAVVTDRPFVATLTVVGIAASASSGDDIQPDIVYGRVVISYPNGTTETLTPWPDGNGTDGVELWEDDLNHPTLPGSYSYTTGQLPANASVTLEMRAPKPDGWQEVPAADGGPVDETIDGTQYDILEPDPGAGIQDPRFWIDASDPDNQNIILLRDGESVPTYGVAASHQPSLGGMLGSQLGPSGTLALDDREVAVLYELSESDAEPSNAPPANGGGGNPDYNDAVGLIDIEPVEVSLDREGGDPVLKCS
- a CDS encoding DUF7262 family protein, with protein sequence MDRGQAPLTAVEAALGVLLLASVAFVFVLGLPASPADETQLELYASDAATVLSSEGPRHADQTRLAELAASRESFERERGALERRLDRLLPANVLYRVEARYGTVGHPLPADVQTGTATVSTVNGDVTVRVWYA
- a CDS encoding DUF7266 family protein; protein product: MDNRGLSPVVGKTLAASLAVLYVAGMTALLLNGPVPAGRTAAGGELGERVLATAAGHIESSLPDGDRRVDTRTEVPMPATIRNAGYALELRAGRLVLDHPVDALDRETRLSLPANVTVADGDWESTDRLVVRVTGPPDNRTLWLEGD
- the surE gene encoding 5'/3'-nucleotidase SurE, with translation MDILLTNDDGIDAPGIRALADALSELGEVTVVAPARNQSAVGRGLSYGRMGPDQGNEGDIGIDEADEEPFTVTIPYEEHDLGYAIHGTPCDCVIVGARTFEPDVVVSGCNPGANLGVHVLPRSGTASAAEEAACLGVPGIAVSMNGLGHDREELAVPDFERACRVGRRVVERAVGGDAFAHTDYLNVNVPGPDEAITGVAVTRATPEYDMHADLTDGSFRLHNPLWAGMAAGDIPDGRGTDRHALLEGRVSVSPLSLRSADEAGFDELEPLFAGVTD
- a CDS encoding histidine kinase N-terminal 7TM domain-containing protein; amino-acid sequence: MTAVAMVGSGLFHLLLLAGAAAVTGGLAGYAWRHREQPGAVPLSAAMVGVTFWGVTEMFALSQTWGPHLFWERVQWLAIAVVPVLFFLFIVDFTGYDSVLSRRLLPLYFVVPAVTVALVWTNPAHGLMWTDPFHIAAGGVVTLDQTFGPWFWVYFVYAYSLLIVGFLLLLRLVAVSEYLYFDQSVLIVVGLLAPLAGNAARVFGLTPLPGLDLTPYGFAVTGVAFGNALFRYRLFDLLPATRQLGRQAALAALDDGVVIVDTDREVLYMNAAAGEILDRDPTGALGEPADRLVGDEELDLAATDRLAELSVDGRTYEVETAPVADRRGREVGHTVLLYDVTERKRRERELRAQRDRFQRLERINTVIREVNQALVGATTVDELERAVVESLATPGLYDTVWLNTTASDGPPVRMVADDDSARTVEEGAEFGELPPPLVADDPDVAGTDLPADPAEADGGDWATVPVVYGRTVYGVLALHSDREAGFGERELSVLDELGETVGHALNAVEHTRLLVADTHVELDFRSTDGDALLVALAGETGVEWTLDGLVPADDGDLIAYLSTDEGVDAAAAVSHPGVVDTRRLATDGGTTLEVTAAEGMLAHPLVEFGANVRTATAADGSCRLVAEISPEANVRAVVERLQEEFPETELLAKREVEPTGEAALPDEADLTDRQREALEAAYRAGYFEWPRDSTAEEVAASLDIASPTLHGHLRKAENRLVETFFNN
- a CDS encoding nucleotide-binding protein; the encoded protein is MVETFAVASGKGGTGKTTTTLALGMALAEEYDVTVIDADTGMANVLFHAGLADVETTLHEVLAGEAPVEEAAYDRFGMRVVPCGTSLAGFRDSDPTRLREVVADLAADTDVILLDAPAALGSRQGVLPVVLADRVVVVLQPTIPSLSDGLKAQEYAHTYETGVAGLLFNRVTDDANIEAVSERAERYFEGETLATVPEREVVRAARRAGEPLLAHAPDSEPAAAYREAAAALEVRERDSGAVADRFRNAVVPEQP